In Persicimonas caeni, a single window of DNA contains:
- the trxA gene encoding thioredoxin, with translation MILKCPSCGQKNRVPAEKLGSGPVCGKCHDKLDSFGHPVTVDGSEFYTLIEQAPVPVFVDFWAPWCGPCRMVAPEVEKLAERHPDELLVVKLNTEDNPQIATREGIRGIPMFALFENGERVRDATGYMKAEQLESQFGL, from the coding sequence ATGATCCTGAAGTGCCCGTCTTGTGGTCAGAAGAATCGTGTGCCCGCCGAGAAGCTTGGCAGTGGCCCAGTCTGCGGCAAATGCCACGACAAACTCGACAGTTTCGGCCATCCGGTGACCGTCGATGGTTCGGAGTTCTACACCCTCATCGAGCAAGCTCCGGTGCCAGTCTTTGTCGACTTTTGGGCACCCTGGTGCGGACCGTGTCGAATGGTCGCCCCGGAGGTCGAAAAGCTCGCGGAACGTCATCCCGATGAGTTGCTCGTCGTCAAACTCAACACCGAAGACAATCCGCAGATCGCCACCCGAGAAGGCATCCGAGGGATACCGATGTTTGCACTGTTCGAAAACGGTGAACGAGTGCGCGACGCGACCGGCTATATGAAGGCCGAGCAACTCGAGAGCCAATTCGGGCTGTAA